One segment of Thamnophis elegans isolate rThaEle1 chromosome 16, rThaEle1.pri, whole genome shotgun sequence DNA contains the following:
- the MPHOSPH10 gene encoding U3 small nucleolar ribonucleoprotein protein MPP10, with protein sequence MADLAAAPSPRQRLDTCLALLGAAAGRPEQFLSVQEGLAAEFLTLTKTLYDFHHALRGEIVAGSPLEQLVVEDFDEEQIWQQLELQNHAVLGSLKKAVARNVEDEENGVLSLLPDVEEDEEDEAGDGEEDMGAEDEAGKEASSSHSEEEEELGQTRTNLEASQNGPFSDEDSELDFDIDRLEQQAQRSKSVRKKTGSDSLVDDRFFKLSEMEAALKAEEEKEGSRDNDSDGIDYFEEIFSEDDDDDEEEEEEFGSRKRKASKSARDLKYQDYFDPVDESSEPMDEQKDDQNSQSGEGGEEEEEEEEEEGSAESAPESAEDVGEMIQTERGKSRDPPKRVTFSLPFDSDEEEETEPPFQEKSKKAPEMKSSFEKRQEKMSERIKSLEEELLKEKPWQLKGEIGGQKRPENSLLEEMLLFDHAVRMAPMVTEETTLELEDIIKRRIKDQAWDDVVRKEKPKENPFEYKKRLTLDQEKSKLSLAEIYEQEYLKLNQKKTEEEEKSEHVEIQKMMDSLFVKLDALSNFHFMPKPPVPEVKIVSNLPAITMEEVAPVHVSDAALLAPEEVKEKNKGGDVKTNAEKTPTDKKRDRRKKKMMKRLRLKEKERRQKLLESKSELGAKLSRKASEAQLKKLTKERGTSLLKDDGRDKPLKSSKAFFSQLQDQVKMQIKEAKNIQKRPKKQALSAQKLKL encoded by the exons ATGGCGGACCTCGCTGCGGCCCCGTCTCCACGGCAGCGGCTGGACACGTGTTTGGCGCTTCTGGGCGCCGCTGCGGGTCGCCCCGAGCAGTTCCTCAG TGTCCAGGAGGGACTTGCCGCTGAATTCCTCACTTTGACCAAAACGCTCTACGATTTCCATCACGCCCTTCGAGGAGAAATCGTGGCTGGAAGCCCTTTAGAACAGCTGGTGGTCGAGGACTTTGATGAGGAGCAGATCTGGCAACAGCTGGAGCTCCAGAACCATGCCGTCCTGGGGTCCTTGAAGAAAGCAGTCGCGAGAAACGTGGAGGACGAGGAAAACGGGGTGCTTTCCCTTCTCCCAGACGTTGAGGAGGACGAGGAAGATGAGGCAGGAGATGGTGAGGAGGACATGGGCGCGGAGGACGAAGCGGGGAAGGAAGCCAGCAGCAGTCAcagtgaagaggaagaagagcttGGCCAAACAAGAACCAATTTGGAAGCCTCCCAAAATGGTCCTTTCAGCGACGAGGACTCTGAGCTGGACTTTGATATCGATAGGTTAGAGCAGCAAGCCCAAAGGTCAAAGAGCGTGAGGAAAAAGACGGGGTCAGACTCCCTGGTGGACGACAGATTTTTCAAACTCTCCGAGATGGAGGCCGCTTTGAAggcggaggaggagaaagaagggagcaGAGATAATGACAGCGATGGAATAGATTATTTCGAAGAGATTTTctctgaagatgatgatgatgacgaggaggaggaggaggagtttggATCGAGGAAGAGGAAG GCGAGTAAAAGTGCTCGCGATCTTAAATATCAAGATTACTTCGATCCTGTGGATGAGAGCAGCGAGCCCATGGATGAACAGAAAGATGACCAAAATAGCCAGAGTGgagaaggtggagaagaagaggaggaggaggaagaggaggaaggcagTGCTGAGAGCGCTCCCGA GAGCGCTGAGGACGTGGGTGAAATGATTCAGACTGAGCGTGGGAAGAGCAGAGACCCCCCCAAGAGAGTGACTTTTTCCTTGCCCTTCGACAGCGACGAGGAGGAAGAAACGGAGCCGCCATTCCAGGAAAAATCTAAAAAGGCCCCCGAAATGAAATCGTCCTTTGAGAAAAGGCAGGAAAAG ATGAGCGAAAGAATAAAATCCCTTGAAGAGGAGCTGCTGAAGGAGAAGCCGTGGCAACTGAAGGGCGAAATTGGGGGGCAGAAGAGACCCGAGAACAGCCTCCTGGAGGAGATGCTGCTGTTTGACCATGCCGTCCGAATGG CTCCGATGGTCACAGAAGAAACAACTCTTGAGCTGGAAGATATTATCAAGAGAAGGATAAAAGATCAG GCTTGGGATGATGTTGTCCGTAAAGAAAAACCGAAAGAAAATCCATTTGAGTATAAGAAGCGTTTGACTCTGGATCAGGAGAAGAGCAAATTGAGCCTGGCTGAAATTTACGAGCAGGAATATTTGAAACTGAATCAG aaaaaaacagaagaggaggaaaaatctGAGCATGTTGAAATACAGAAAATGATGGACTCTCTCTTTGTTAAACTGGACGCCCTCTCCAACTTCCACTTCATGCCGAAACCG CCTGTGCCAGAAGTTAAAATTGTCTCCAATCTCCCAGCAATCACCATGGAAGAGGTGGCTCCAGTACATGTCAGCGATGCTGCCCTTCTGGCACCTGAAGAAGTCAAG GAGAAGAACAAAGGGGGCGATGTGAAAACCAACGCCGAGAAGACCCCCACCGATAAGAAACGGGATcgcaggaagaagaagatgatgaaacGCCTGAGGCTGAAGGAGAAGGAGCGGAGGCAGAAGCTCCTGGAGAGCAAATCGGAACTCGGTGCCAAGCTCAGCAGAAAAGCCTCAGAGGCCCAGCTCAAAAAGCTGACCAAGGAAAGGGGCACCTCGCTGCTTAAG gaTGACGGCCGAGACAAACCTTTGAAGTCCTCCAAGGCTTTCTTCTCCCAGCTACAAGATCAAGTGAAAATGCAAATTAAGGAGGCGAAGAATATTCAGAAGAGACCGAAGAAGCAGGCGCTTTCTGCCCAGAAGCTAAAGCTATGA
- the MCEE gene encoding methylmalonyl-CoA epimerase, mitochondrial, with product MAALKGKLVAGLFTRLHWSSPTVRWSSDRVIPQALWKLGRLNHVAIAVPDLEKATALYRDVLQARVSEVLPLPDHGVYTVFVELGNTKLELLHPLGEKSPITGFLQKNKAGGMHHICLEVDNIANAIKELKRKNIRVLSDKPQIGAHGKPVVFLHPKDCDGVLVELEQA from the exons ATGGCCGCCCTCAAGGGGAAACTGGTGGCAG GTCTTTTCACGCGCCTCCACTGGAGCTCTCCGACGGTCAGATGGTCCTCAGACCGGGTGATTCCCCAAGCTTTGTGGAAGTTGGGACGGCTCAACCATGTGGCCATCGCCGTGCCTGACCTGGAAAAAGCCACCGCTCTCTACAGGGATGTGCTACAAGCCCGCGTGAGCGAAGTCCTTCCCCTCCCCGACCACGGAGTCTACACGGTCTTCGTGGAGCTGGGAAACACGAAACTCGAGCTTCTACACCCCCTGGGAGAAAAAAGCCCCATCACGGGATTCCTGCAAAAAAATAAGGCCGGGGGGATGCATCACATCTGCCTGGAG GTGGACAATATCGCCAACGCCATCAAAGAGCTGAAGAGGAAAAATATCCGCGTTCTGAGTGACAAACCCCAAATCGGGGCTCACGGAAAGCCGGTAGTTTTCCTGCACCCCAAAGACTGTGATGGGGTGCTGGTAGAACTTGAACAAGCTTAG